One Pocillopora verrucosa isolate sample1 chromosome 10, ASM3666991v2, whole genome shotgun sequence genomic window carries:
- the LOC131776153 gene encoding sodium/glucose cotransporter 4 produces the protein MAETQYKPPGLEAWDIVIVVLYFIVILGVGLFAMFKSNRGTVSGYFLAGRFMTWLPVGASLFASNIGSEHFIGLAGSGAAGGIGVGAFEFNAIILLQLLGWVFLPVYIAGGICTLPEYISRRYGGRRLRMWLSVLSLLLYIFTKISVNLFSGALFIRLALGWNLYLAILLMLGMTCLCTLTGGLTAVIYTDTLCTFLMVTGSLTVMGLGFAEVGGYDGLKQKYMMAVSNDTLYSNSSCGRPREDAFVMLRDPVNSDMPWAGFIFGQTIASIWYWCADQVIVQRALAAKSLSHAQGACLLASYIKILPLFTLVMPGMISRVLSPDRVACSVPEKCMEICGSEVGCTNIAYPELVLKLLPTGLKGLMMAVMMAALMSDLTSIFNSASTLFTIDVYGRFRKKASVRELMIVGRIMVAIMTGIGILWIPVVQSVQGGQLFIYIQAVSAYFSPPIAALYLISILWTKATEKGAFWGMIVGFIVGAIRMILDFTHLEPRCGEEDTRPGIIAKVHYMYFALILFWITVITIVVISYFTKPRPEGNTARLTWWTLHEKPSDTDVMEEARDEEIEKQEIPEEDDIEMEEIEADEDKEKGATEETPTVTLRPSRHPPESKIKRLYSWFCGYEAGTEEAKKAAHEQHERLAMITSLERDPRAETFLNINVVIILAVGLYLYIFFSI, from the exons ATGGCTGAAACTCAATACAAACCGCCCGGACTGGAGGCATGGGACATTGTGATAGTTGTGCTGTATTTTATTGTCATACTTGGTGTTGGACTTTTC GCTATGTTCAAGTCCAACCGTGGAACTGTCAGTGGCTATTTCTTGGCTGGACGATTTATGACCTGGCTTCCA gTTGGTGCATCACTTTTTGCAAGTAACATTGGCAGTGAACATTTTATTGGATTAGCAGGATCAGGAGCAGCTGGCGGAATTGGAGTTGGAGCATTTGAGTTCAAT GCAATAATTCTTCTACAGTTGCTTGGCTGGGTGTTTCTACCAGTTTATATTGCTGGTGGG ATCTGTACCCTTCCAGAATATATTTCCCGTCGCTATGGAGGAAGAAGACTTAGAATGTGGCTTTCAGTTTTATCTCTTCTTCTGTACATTTTCACAAAGATATCT GTTAATTTATTTTCTGGAGCCTTGTTTATCCGTTTGGCTCTTGGTTGGAACTTGTATTTGGCCATTTTGTTGATGCTGGGAATGACTTGTCTCTGTACTCTCACAG GTGGACTGACAGCAGTGATCTACACAGACACTCTCTGTACTTTCCTCATGGTTACTGGATCATTGACAGTCATGGGACTtg gatTTGCTGAAGTTGGTGGTTATGATGGTCTAAAGCAAAAATATATGATGGCAGTCTCAAATGATACTTTGTACTCAAACAGCAGCTGTGGCCGGCCAAGGGAAGATGCTTTTGTCATGCTGCGAGATCCTGTCAACTCCGACATGCCTTGGGCGGGATTCATTTTTGGACAGACAATTGCTTCAATTTGGTATTGGTGTGCAGACCAG GTCATTGTGCAAAGAGCTCTTGCTGCCAAAAGTTTGTCACATGCCCAGGGAGCCTGCCTGTTGGCTAGCTACATTAAGATTTTGCCTCTCTTCACCCTGGTTATGCCAGGAATGATTAGCAGGGTGTTGTCGCCAG ACCGTGTTGCATGTAGTGTCCCAGAAAAGTGCATGGAGATTTGTGGAAGTGAAGTTGGCTGCACCAACATTGCATACCCAGAGCTTGTTCTCAAGCTCTTGCCAACAG GTCTCAAAGGATTGATGATGGCGGTAATGATGGCTGCTTTGATGAGTGACTTGACCTCAATCTTTAACAGCGCCAGTACGCTCTTCACCATTGATGTGTACGGCAGGTTTCGGAAAAAGGCCTCAGTTAGGGAGCTCATGATTGTGGGAAG GATCATGGTCGCAATAATGACAGGAATAGGAATCTTGTGGATCCCTGTGGTTCAGAGTGTACAGGGAGGTCAGCTTTTCATCTACATCCAAGCTGTCAGTGCATATTTTTCCCCGCCAATAGCAGCCCTGTATTTGATTTCCATCCTCTGGACGAAGGCAACGGAGAAG GGTGCATTCTGGGGTATGATCGTGGGCTTCATTGTGGGTGCAATACGAATGATCCTGGACTTCACTCACTTAGAGCCTCGTTGTGGTGAAGAGGACACTCGACCAGGCATCATAGCCAAGGTTCACTACATGTACTTTGCACTGATCCTCTTTTGGATCACAGTCATCACTATTGTGGTGATCAGTTACTTCACTAAGCCGAGGCCTGAAGGAAAT ACTGCTCGGTTGACCTGGTGGACATTACACGAGAAGCCATCGGACACAGACGTCATGGAGGAAGCCAGGGACGAGGAGAttgaaaagcaagaaattcCTGAGGAGGATGACATAGAAATGGAAGAGATAGAGGCAGATGAAGACAAGGAGAAGGGAGCAACTGAGGAAACGCCGACCGTGACTTTGAGACCATCGA GGCATCCACCAGAATCGAAAATAAAGCGTTTGTACTCGTGGTTCTGCGGCTACGAGGCTGGaacagaagaagcaaagaaagcAGCTCATGAACAACACGAGCGGCTGGCCATGATCACATCGCTTGAACGAGATCCAAGAGCGGAAACGTTCCTCAACATAAATGTGGTCATCATTCTTGCAGTCGGGCTCTACCtctacattttcttttccatttaa
- the LOC131776180 gene encoding potassium channel subfamily K member 9, translating into MAECGKNRALLYLFLLWFIYLMVGMFIFRAVERDDKPDPEQSKPQLLENIKDNIIAKYNMSEAEFDSIVKQVEAASSASSDGPEWSYRESISFVVQLVTTIGYGNITPVTTGGRAFCIIFALFGIPINILFLQVVGERMLRSERLLVTKFESRCLKRESKPRHLNEKCAFLGLMLLIIILLVGAATAVKVQEWTFFEGFYAYFITFTTVGFGDLIPGGGPSKHPVWNTVIRIIFIILGLAAMSNVINGLVSARDCKECKEFFKNLKARLGRKQRGKNPETMEKMGMEINEQTEKPF; encoded by the exons ATGGCGGAGTGCGGAAAAAACCGAGCGCTTctgtatttatttcttctctggTTCATATATCTTATGGTTGGCATGTTTATATTCAGAGCTGTTGAACGCGACGATAAACCCGACCCCGAGCAATCGAAACCACAGCTATTGGAGAACATTAAAGACAATATAATAGCCAAGTATAACATGAGTGAGGCCGAATTTGACAGCATTGTGAAGCAAGTTGAAGCAGCTTCGTCGGCCTCGAGTGATGGACCGGAATGGAGTTATCGTGAATCGATATCTTTCGTGGTTCAACTGGTAACAACAATCG GATATGGCAATATCACTCCAGTGACCACAGGCGGCCGAGCCTTTTGTATAATCTTCGCCTTGTTTGGTATCCCGATCAACATATTGTTCCTGCAGGTGGTTGGAGAACGAATGCTACGCAGTGAGCGACTCCTCGTCACAAAATTCGAATCCCGTTGCCTTAAGAGAGAGAGCAAGCCAAGACACTTGAATGAAAAGTGCGCTTTTCTGGGTTTGATGTTGTTGATAATAATTTTACTTGTGGGGGCGGCAACTGCGGTAAAGGTCCAGGAATGGACTTTCTTTGAAGGTTTCTATGCCTACTTCATTACTTTTACAACAGTTGGATTTGGCGATTTGATCCCAGGAGGTGGCCCGTCAAAACATCCAGTCTGGAATACAGTAATTCGAATCATTTTCATCATCCTGGGTTTGGCAGCCATGTCGAATGTAATCAACGGACTTGTTTCGGCACGGGATTGTAAAGAGTGCAAAgaatttttcaagaatttaaaggCTCGGTTGGGAAGAAAACAAAGAGGTAAAAATCCTGAAACGATGGAAAAGATGGGAATGGAGATAAACGAACAAACCGAAAAGCCTTTTTAA
- the LOC131776171 gene encoding potassium channel subfamily K member 3, which translates to MNVRNLLILFLLWFFYLTIGVLIFRAVEHDGEGKQEKSKEQRLKIAKDKITSAYNVSEAEFYNIVQHIEAASSSNGVPEWSYLDSVSFVIQLVTTIGYGNITPVTNGGRVFCIIFAFFGIPINIMFLQSVGKGLREVEKFLITKFEKRCLKRNEKPKFLNEKCSLCAVVLFVTLLLISAAVQQTIDEWTFLDGFYAYFITFTTVGFGDMIPGDSSTEHRVRNTVIRIVFIILGLMAMSNVLIAVMESTECLQYLKTYMNFCRRGESVDIPETKESGGGVELTEYRNEDPKNNDSQLAAPI; encoded by the exons ATGAATGTTCGAAATCTactgattttatttcttctctggTTCTTTTACCTCACCATTGGAGTGCTAATTTTTAGAGCTGTGGAACACGATGGCGAAGGAAAGCAAGAGAAATCCAAAGAGCAACGGCTAAAGATAGCCAAAGACAAAATAACATCCGCGTACAACGTGAGCGAAGCAGAATTCTACAATATTGTGCAGCATATTGAGGCAGCTTCGTCTTCGAATGGCGTACCAGAATGGAGCTATCTCGATTCTGTTTCTTTCGTGATTCAACTTGTGACAACAATAG gTTATGGTAACATTACTCCAGTGACAAATGGCGGTCGTGTGTTTTGTATAATCTTCGCTTTCTTTGGAATCCCGATAAACATTATGTTTTTGCAGTCCGTTGGTAAAGGCTTGCGTGAAGTCGAAAAATTTCTCATCACGAAATTCGAAAAACGCTGCCTGAAGAGGAATGAAAAGCCGAAATtcctaaatgaaaaatgttctCTGTGTGCAGTTGTGCTCTTCGTTACTTTGTTACTTATTTCTGCGGCTGTCCAACAAACGATTGACGAATGGACATTTTTGGACGGTTTTTACGCCTATTTCATCACGTTTACAACAGTTGGATTTGGGGATATGATACCAGGAGACAGTTCAACAGAACATCGCGTCAGGAACACAGTAATTCGTATCGTGTTCATCATCCTGGGTTTAATGGCCATGTCGAATGTACTGATCGCGGTTATGGAGTCTACTGAATGTCTACAATATTTGAAAACTTACATGAATTTTTGCAGAAGAGGGGAAAGTGTTGATATTCCTGAAACAAAGGAGAGCGGTGGTGGAGTAGAGTTAACTGAATACCGTAACGAAGATCCGAAAAACAACGATTCGCAGCTTGCAGCGCCAATATGA
- the LOC131776185 gene encoding two pore potassium channel protein sup-9, which yields MAGSGKAKTLLFLFLVWVIYLIIGMFVFRAIERTENENKPQEDAKKQSLDAIKDNVTTKYNMSEAEFDIIVQQIETASSDSSGGPEWSYTESLSFVIQLATTIGYGNITPVTTGGRVLCIIFALIGIPINIIFLQLLGERMLRGEHFLIMKFEKGCLKREGAPKFMNEKCSFVGILLLLIILFAGAGSQIEMENWTFFEGFYAYFITFTTVGFGDLIPGSMAGGSPTAKHVLAIFFILMGLAAMSNVINGLVNCTESMELFRRLGARCDKKRSVDISETPKTNEMELNENYAPETI from the exons ATGGCTGGAAGCGGAAAGGCAAAAACACTCCTGTTTTTATTCCTCGTCTGGGTAATTTATCTGATTATTGGAATGTTTGTGTTCAGAGCTATTGAACGTACTGAGAATGAGAACAAACCACAAGAGGACGCCAAGAAGCAGTCCTTGGACGCAATTAAAGACAATGTGACGACTAAGTACAACATGAGTGAAGCAGAGTTTGATATCATTGTACAGCAGATTGAAACAGCTTCATCGGATTCCAGTGGTGGACCAGAATGGAGCTATACCGAATCACTTTCTTTTGTGATTCAATTGGCGACAACAATTG GTTATGGTAACATTACACCAGTGACAACAGGTGGCCGAGTGCTTTGCATAATCTTTGCCCTCATTGGTATCCCGATCAACATCATATTCCTGCAGTTACTTGGAGAAAGAATGCTTCGCGGCGAGCATTTTCTCATCATGAAATTCGAAAAAGGCTGCCTGAAGCGAGAGGGAGCGCCAAAAttcatgaatgaaaaatgcTCTTTCGTGGGTATTCTTCTGTTGCTGATTATATTATTTGCAGGCGCCGGGAGTCAAATTGAGATGGAAAACTGGACATTTTTTGAAGGTTTCTATGCTTACTTTATAACTTTTACAACAGTAGGCTTTGGTGATCTGATCCCAGGGTCAATGGCTGGTGGTTCTCCAACGGCAAAGCATGTGCTTGCCATCTTCTTTATCCTCATGGGTTTGGCGGCCATGTCGAATGTGATCAATGGACTTGTGAATTGCACCGAGAGTATGGAATTGTTCCGGAGATTGGGCGCGCGCTGCGATAAAAAGAGAAGTGTGGATATTTCTGAGACGCCAAAAACTAATGAAATGGAGTTAAATGAGAACTATGCTCCAGAAACGATTTGA